From Nocardioides daedukensis, the proteins below share one genomic window:
- a CDS encoding sulfite exporter TauE/SafE family protein → MRKLLVLGFVGLLAQLIDGSLGMAYGVTSSTLLLAAGLAPAAASAAVHFSEIGTSLVSGFSHAKFGNVDWRTVGILAIPGFVGAFVGATFLVSIDGDTAKPWVGALLLGLGVYVIYRFLVLGGQRPTFKERPSVRFLAPMGLFGGALDAIGGGGWGPVGTTSLLSSGRLEPRKVVGSIDTSEFVVAVGGSLGFILALGSSGIEWGYALALLAGGVVAAPIAAWLVRILPARVLGVAAGGLIVVTNARTILEAAGSPSSLTWWIVGALFVAWIAGITWAVRQERAAAAAEAAGSDVLAPV, encoded by the coding sequence ATGCGGAAACTGCTCGTGCTGGGCTTCGTCGGCCTCCTCGCCCAGCTCATCGACGGCTCCCTGGGCATGGCCTATGGAGTGACCTCCTCGACCCTGCTGCTGGCTGCCGGTCTCGCGCCCGCCGCTGCGTCGGCCGCGGTGCACTTCTCCGAGATCGGGACCTCGTTGGTCTCCGGTTTCTCGCACGCTAAGTTCGGCAACGTCGACTGGCGCACCGTGGGGATCCTCGCGATCCCGGGCTTCGTCGGCGCCTTCGTCGGCGCGACCTTCCTGGTCAGCATCGACGGTGACACCGCCAAGCCGTGGGTCGGTGCGTTGCTGCTCGGCCTCGGTGTCTACGTGATCTATCGGTTCCTGGTCCTGGGTGGGCAGCGACCGACCTTCAAGGAGCGGCCGTCGGTCCGGTTCCTCGCGCCGATGGGCCTCTTCGGGGGCGCCCTCGACGCGATCGGTGGCGGAGGCTGGGGCCCCGTCGGCACCACCTCACTGCTCTCCTCGGGGCGACTCGAGCCGCGCAAGGTGGTCGGCTCGATCGACACCTCGGAGTTCGTCGTCGCCGTCGGCGGATCCCTCGGCTTCATCCTCGCCCTGGGATCGTCCGGCATCGAGTGGGGCTATGCCCTCGCCCTGCTCGCCGGAGGCGTTGTCGCCGCACCGATCGCCGCGTGGCTGGTCCGCATCCTCCCCGCCCGCGTCCTGGGTGTCGCGGCCGGCGGACTGATCGTGGTCACCAATGCGCGCACCATCCTCGAGGCCGCCGGTTCCCCCTCGTCGCTGACCTGGTGGATCGTCGGGGCGCTCTTCGTCGCCTGGATCGCCGGCATCACCTGGGCCGTACGCCAGGAGCGCGCCGCAGCCGCCGCCGAGGCCGCCGGGTCCGACGTACTCGCCCCCGTCTGA
- a CDS encoding MFS transporter, which yields MTNTATSEITVSSARRWAMLAASTLAQAAAAVTIHGPAFLIPVLHERRGLSLAESGTVAAAPTLGVMLTLVVWGAVVDRRGERFVLIVGLAATAVAGVLSAMADSTALLALTLFLAGAAAASTASASGRVVVGWFPPERRGLAMGIRQMAQPVGVGVGAISIAVIADRHGISTALWVPTLAALVALAITAAVVLDPPRPARTDAEHVANPYRTDGFLARIHGVSVLLVVPQFLVWTFALVWLTDDRDWSPAAAGALVGASQVVGALGRIAAGQLSDMVRSRLRPLRWVAIAAALSMGALGLTAHLDWGIAVALMVLATTVTVADNGLAFTAVAERAGPFWSGRALGAQNTAQYLAASAVPPIAGLVVTQWGYAATFAVAALFPLIAVALVPVRDERALT from the coding sequence ATGACGAACACCGCCACCAGCGAGATCACCGTCTCCAGCGCCCGACGCTGGGCGATGCTGGCTGCCAGCACGCTCGCCCAAGCCGCCGCGGCGGTGACGATCCACGGTCCTGCCTTCCTGATCCCTGTGCTCCACGAGCGGCGCGGCCTGAGCCTGGCCGAATCCGGCACCGTCGCCGCGGCCCCGACCCTGGGCGTGATGCTCACCCTGGTCGTCTGGGGTGCGGTCGTCGACCGGCGCGGGGAGCGGTTCGTCCTGATCGTCGGCCTGGCCGCAACTGCCGTGGCCGGCGTCCTCAGCGCGATGGCCGACAGCACCGCACTCCTGGCCCTCACCCTCTTCCTCGCCGGCGCGGCCGCAGCCAGCACCGCCTCTGCCAGCGGCCGCGTCGTGGTCGGCTGGTTCCCGCCCGAGCGACGCGGCCTGGCGATGGGCATCCGGCAGATGGCACAACCGGTCGGCGTGGGCGTGGGCGCCATCTCCATCGCCGTGATCGCAGACCGGCACGGCATCTCGACCGCCCTGTGGGTGCCGACGCTGGCAGCCCTTGTGGCCTTGGCCATCACCGCAGCGGTGGTCCTCGACCCGCCTCGGCCTGCCCGCACCGATGCCGAGCACGTCGCCAATCCCTACCGCACCGACGGATTCCTGGCCCGGATCCACGGCGTCTCGGTGCTCCTGGTCGTCCCCCAGTTCCTGGTCTGGACCTTCGCGCTGGTCTGGCTCACCGACGACCGCGACTGGTCCCCGGCTGCCGCCGGGGCGCTGGTCGGGGCCTCACAGGTCGTCGGCGCCCTCGGCCGGATCGCGGCCGGTCAGCTCTCCGACATGGTCCGGAGCCGCCTGCGCCCACTGCGCTGGGTCGCCATCGCGGCCGCACTCAGCATGGGTGCGCTCGGCCTGACCGCCCACCTGGACTGGGGCATCGCCGTCGCGCTGATGGTGCTGGCCACCACCGTCACGGTCGCCGACAACGGCCTCGCCTTCACCGCGGTCGCAGAGCGAGCCGGCCCGTTCTGGTCCGGCCGCGCGCTCGGCGCCCAGAACACCGCGCAATATCTCGCGGCCTCGGCCGTTCCGCCGATCGCCGGTCTGGTCGTGACCCAGTGGGGCTATGCCGCCACCTTCGCCGTCGCGGCACTCTTCCCTCTGATCGCCGTGGCGCTGGTGCCGGTCCGCGATGAGCGCGCCCTGACCTGA
- a CDS encoding PhzF family phenazine biosynthesis protein — protein sequence MTADASSQGPSRAFSQVDVFAPEPLTGNPVAVVHDATGMSEEQMAAFANWTNLSETTFLLPASDPRADYRLRIFTPARELPFAGHPTLGSAHAWLEQGGVPASEDVIVQECGLGLVTLRRTPSGLAFRAPDLLRSGPVDDATLAQAVDALGVAPDRVVDANWVDNGPGWLGVLLRSADDVLAIDPDLGVMGDLRVGVIGPHGPGGPADYEVRAFVPSLSVAEDPVTGSLNAGLAVWLVGAGVLPASYSVRQGTALGRRGDVRISSNAEGELWVGGTSRTVISGRLQL from the coding sequence ATGACTGCCGATGCCTCCTCGCAGGGCCCCTCTCGCGCCTTCTCCCAGGTCGATGTGTTCGCTCCCGAGCCGCTGACCGGAAACCCGGTTGCCGTGGTCCACGACGCGACCGGGATGAGCGAGGAGCAGATGGCCGCCTTCGCCAACTGGACCAACCTGTCCGAGACGACGTTCCTGCTCCCGGCGAGCGATCCGCGCGCCGACTATCGACTGCGGATCTTCACGCCCGCGCGTGAGCTGCCCTTCGCCGGGCACCCGACGCTGGGCAGTGCGCATGCCTGGCTCGAGCAGGGTGGCGTGCCGGCGTCCGAGGACGTGATCGTGCAGGAGTGCGGCCTGGGGCTGGTGACCCTGCGGCGTACGCCGTCGGGGCTGGCGTTCCGGGCGCCCGACCTGCTCCGCTCGGGGCCGGTGGACGACGCGACCCTCGCCCAGGCCGTCGACGCCCTGGGTGTCGCGCCCGATCGGGTGGTGGATGCCAACTGGGTCGACAATGGTCCCGGCTGGCTGGGCGTGCTGCTCCGCAGTGCTGACGACGTGCTCGCGATCGACCCGGATCTCGGGGTGATGGGCGACCTGCGGGTCGGCGTGATCGGGCCGCACGGACCGGGCGGGCCTGCGGACTACGAGGTGCGGGCGTTCGTGCCGTCGCTCTCGGTGGCCGAGGACCCGGTGACCGGAAGCCTCAACGCGGGGCTAGCGGTGTGGCTGGTGGGCGCGGGCGTCCTCCCGGCCTCCTACTCGGTGCGGCAGGGGACCGCGCTGGGCCGGCGGGGCGACGTACGGATCTCCAGCAATGCCGAGGGTGAGCTGTGGGTCGGCGGTACGTCGCGGACGGTGATCAGCGGGCGGCTGCAACTCTGA